One genomic window of Streptomonospora nanhaiensis includes the following:
- a CDS encoding TetR/AcrR family transcriptional regulator, which yields MDSTGGTDPATRAEPARAAGAGARRARRDPSGRRRAIIEAAADLIAEQGAVDLTHRRVAARAGVPLGATTYYFSSLEELSTEALRLLARRQDDQLAGIRRTLEGGADPDTLAAALHDYLCGTAQVYADMALYVAGARDPALRPLALSWFDDLVGILSAHTDPDSARAIAVYLDGATVHAVLHDEPLDRAALSHAIAPFLARTAASSEASAGPARPAGAADSPTPPTTAGTPGAPHEKRE from the coding sequence ATGGACTCCACTGGAGGAACGGATCCCGCCACGCGCGCCGAACCCGCCCGGGCCGCCGGGGCCGGCGCCCGGCGGGCCCGGCGGGATCCCTCGGGGCGGCGGCGGGCCATCATCGAGGCGGCGGCGGACCTGATCGCCGAGCAGGGGGCCGTCGACCTGACGCACCGGCGGGTGGCCGCGCGGGCCGGGGTGCCGCTCGGGGCGACCACCTACTACTTCTCCTCCCTGGAGGAGCTGAGCACCGAGGCGCTGCGCCTCCTCGCCCGCCGGCAGGACGACCAGCTCGCCGGCATCCGGCGCACCCTGGAGGGCGGCGCCGACCCCGACACCCTGGCCGCCGCGCTGCACGACTACCTGTGCGGCACCGCCCAGGTCTACGCCGACATGGCGCTCTACGTCGCCGGGGCCCGCGACCCCGCGCTCAGACCGCTGGCGCTGAGCTGGTTCGACGACCTCGTGGGCATCCTCTCGGCGCACACCGACCCCGACTCCGCCCGCGCCATCGCGGTCTATCTCGACGGGGCCACCGTGCACGCCGTGCTCCACGACGAGCCGCTGGACCGCGCGGCCCTGAGCCACGCCATAGCGCCCTTCCTGGCCCGTACCGCGGCCTCCTCCGAAGCCTCCGCCGGACCCGCCCGACCCGCCGGGGCCGCCGACTCCCCCACGCCACCCACAACCGCCGGAACGCCCGGCGCACCCCAC
- a CDS encoding DMT family transporter, whose protein sequence is MRKWLLLAAAILMEVTATLSLRAALDAPALYAVVAAGYVGSFAALGLVLRAGMGIGVAYGVWGASGVALTAVMATLLFGDPLTVVMGVGIALVIGGVLCVELGAQAAARRAREAERAGA, encoded by the coding sequence ATGAGGAAATGGCTGCTGCTGGCGGCGGCGATCCTGATGGAGGTCACCGCCACGCTCTCCCTGCGCGCGGCCCTGGACGCCCCGGCCCTCTACGCCGTGGTCGCCGCCGGCTACGTCGGCTCGTTCGCCGCTCTGGGGCTCGTGCTGCGCGCCGGGATGGGGATCGGTGTGGCCTACGGCGTCTGGGGCGCCAGCGGGGTCGCGCTGACCGCCGTCATGGCCACGCTGCTCTTCGGCGACCCGCTGACCGTGGTGATGGGCGTCGGCATCGCCCTGGTCATCGGCGGGGTGCTGTGCGTCGAACTCGGCGCCCAGGCCGCCGCCAGAAGGGCGCGGGAAGCGGAGCGGGCCGGGGCATGA
- a CDS encoding DMT family transporter produces the protein MSWIFLACAILTEVAATLSLRMASQPGGAKAWWAGVGAGYVAAFGFLTLTLSSGLALGVAYGIWAAVGVALTALASRVLFKEPLTTVMVLGIVLIAAGVLCIELGAAH, from the coding sequence ATGAGCTGGATCTTCCTCGCGTGCGCGATCCTCACCGAGGTGGCCGCCACGCTCTCGCTGCGGATGGCCTCCCAGCCCGGCGGCGCCAAGGCGTGGTGGGCGGGTGTGGGCGCCGGCTACGTCGCCGCCTTCGGGTTCCTCACCCTCACGCTGAGCAGCGGGCTGGCCCTGGGCGTCGCCTACGGCATCTGGGCGGCGGTGGGCGTGGCCCTGACCGCGCTGGCCTCGCGCGTGCTCTTCAAGGAGCCCCTGACCACGGTCATGGTCCTGGGCATCGTGCTCATCGCCGCAGGGGTGCTGTGCATCGAACTCGGTGCCGCGCACTGA
- a CDS encoding nuclear transport factor 2 family protein yields the protein MSTTLTADRAEVAELFARLADLLDARRPDDARTVYHDDIVVHSPRGGELRGLAEVTGFLKSALTGEELTQHVHGDVLVHLDGDRATAAANQLVYFYRGGEPPHRTGGLRVACGAARTPEGWRFTEMRITPAWTREH from the coding sequence GTGTCCACCACCCTGACCGCCGACCGCGCCGAGGTCGCCGAGCTGTTCGCCCGGCTGGCCGACCTGCTGGACGCCCGCCGCCCCGACGACGCCCGCACCGTCTACCACGACGACATCGTGGTCCACTCGCCGCGCGGCGGCGAGCTGCGCGGCCTGGCGGAGGTGACCGGCTTCCTCAAGAGCGCCCTGACCGGGGAGGAGCTGACCCAGCACGTGCACGGCGACGTGCTGGTGCACCTGGACGGCGACCGGGCCACCGCGGCGGCGAACCAGCTCGTGTACTTCTACCGGGGCGGCGAGCCGCCGCACCGGACCGGCGGCCTGCGCGTGGCCTGCGGCGCCGCGCGGACCCCGGAGGGCTGGCGGTTCACCGAGATGCGGATCACGCCCGCCTGGACGCGGGAGCACTGA